A region of Chitinophaga horti DNA encodes the following proteins:
- a CDS encoding COG1470 family protein: MGQVVISLEKDVLHVKAGQTVTTTLHLRNSATEKVSGRVVIKPDGIMLLSSDVREVTLAPNETRPIVLKFFVKETTNNRDNNSCAVSFTSAVNNIGLTKKIRFVVERKRRIVLVAQEQPVLMQSAKDTVRWRVQIMNRGNSEEPLSVRYAAIPGGFRFMPSPPMFTLAAGMDTTVIVRAVADEQLGAIQKPQISISVSTPNNLLLASAYCIPLIVSNRFSDRAQDLLLQGNYLDVSARNLFTGTPFLQTTLMSAHANGNNALDVRLQSLWFYQQNQSFLTDSYIYLKQGALFAKAGSITDLQEVILNGQGVRAGAEMGKDLTASYTYLHDNNNQLRFSSEKGSIKVPRVTTHAVDLDFTREQGFSFHTQAMYREDGREGLTSRLGSLSWQYNEQQLINLRGVVGFSDETVDSTGKRYTAAAGGLDITGTAGRYSWVSSNYVSGRHYAGFRRGHRFFDERFNMLLTEKLQLGVRYFQQANAPALMNELVYNFLPESDEQESGEVSLRIMPSPNFSVTLRPYRNWQRVNYRPQSIPDFSSVSDRLAMDILWQTPSGFFATTTYDIGSTQYNINRAKANVFQSHRLNMNLGYSWFSFSGWGQIAPYYLREYVNMDRVYQTYRTLQFGPTFQKTFLKGQLQTMATAQWIYQDALPGWMSIYTGRAAWQAAKHWLVHADYSLLGPGRYDFSNLSAGVSFLFGKPIGTPRPARHRLSFYEDRNNNDVRDAGEPGLKGVLVHVGEHGLVSGEDGNVVYESSNSEERIARVAAPGGWMTDGQLLLPAGRGVRALSVPMKKSAGITGQVQWEKGRYSQYAQSSQGWLVEATGGSGKLYQAYVSNEGRFRLWLPPGVYDVALRQVQPTGNFHGIPSQVVVLNGHEEATLQFRVKENEGGAIIKHFGKTNK; the protein is encoded by the coding sequence TTGGGACAGGTCGTTATTTCGCTCGAAAAAGATGTGCTTCATGTAAAGGCAGGACAAACGGTTACGACTACACTACATCTTCGCAATTCGGCTACAGAAAAGGTTTCCGGTCGAGTGGTAATAAAGCCGGATGGAATTATGCTGCTCAGCAGTGATGTGCGTGAAGTAACACTTGCACCAAATGAAACACGTCCCATCGTGCTGAAATTTTTTGTGAAAGAGACGACTAACAACCGCGACAATAACAGCTGTGCTGTAAGCTTTACCTCTGCTGTCAATAACATTGGCTTAACAAAAAAGATACGCTTTGTCGTCGAACGGAAGAGGCGGATTGTTTTGGTTGCGCAAGAGCAACCTGTATTGATGCAATCAGCGAAAGATACGGTGCGTTGGCGCGTGCAGATCATGAATCGCGGTAACAGCGAAGAGCCTTTGTCAGTGCGGTATGCAGCCATTCCGGGCGGCTTTCGTTTTATGCCTTCGCCACCGATGTTTACACTTGCAGCAGGCATGGATACCACGGTGATCGTAAGGGCTGTGGCGGACGAGCAGCTGGGTGCCATTCAGAAACCGCAGATCAGTATATCGGTGAGTACGCCTAATAACTTGTTGCTCGCATCTGCTTACTGCATTCCACTTATTGTCTCCAACCGTTTCTCTGATCGCGCGCAGGATCTGTTACTGCAGGGCAACTACCTGGATGTGTCTGCACGCAATCTTTTTACCGGCACGCCATTCCTGCAAACCACGCTGATGTCTGCACACGCCAATGGCAACAATGCGTTAGATGTACGCTTACAAAGTTTGTGGTTCTATCAACAAAATCAAAGCTTCCTCACCGATAGTTACATCTATTTAAAACAAGGCGCCCTGTTCGCCAAAGCCGGCAGTATCACAGATTTACAAGAGGTGATCCTGAACGGCCAGGGCGTGCGTGCAGGCGCGGAAATGGGTAAGGACTTGACGGCCAGTTACACGTATCTGCATGATAATAATAACCAGCTGCGCTTCTCATCGGAGAAAGGTTCTATTAAAGTACCGCGGGTGACAACGCATGCGGTCGACTTAGACTTCACCCGCGAGCAGGGCTTTAGTTTTCATACACAGGCCATGTACCGGGAAGATGGGAGGGAAGGTCTTACGTCGCGGCTCGGCTCTCTGAGCTGGCAGTACAACGAGCAACAACTCATCAACCTGCGGGGCGTTGTTGGCTTTAGTGATGAGACGGTCGACTCCACCGGTAAACGTTACACCGCTGCCGCGGGTGGACTCGACATCACCGGCACAGCGGGGCGTTATTCCTGGGTATCTTCCAATTATGTGTCGGGCCGGCATTACGCAGGTTTCCGGCGGGGGCATCGCTTTTTCGACGAACGCTTTAACATGTTATTAACCGAAAAGCTGCAACTAGGCGTGCGGTATTTTCAACAGGCCAATGCACCTGCGCTGATGAATGAACTCGTTTACAACTTCCTGCCCGAAAGTGATGAGCAGGAATCGGGCGAAGTATCCTTACGCATCATGCCATCTCCGAATTTTAGTGTAACGTTAAGGCCATATCGTAACTGGCAACGTGTGAACTATCGTCCGCAAAGCATCCCCGATTTCAGTTCGGTGAGCGACCGCCTGGCAATGGATATATTATGGCAAACGCCATCCGGTTTTTTCGCTACTACTACTTATGATATCGGTAGCACGCAGTACAATATTAATCGCGCGAAGGCGAATGTGTTTCAGTCGCACCGGTTAAATATGAACCTCGGTTACAGCTGGTTTTCGTTTTCCGGCTGGGGGCAAATTGCGCCTTACTACCTGCGCGAGTATGTCAACATGGACCGGGTGTACCAAACCTATCGCACGCTGCAATTCGGCCCCACCTTCCAGAAAACTTTCCTGAAAGGGCAGCTGCAAACAATGGCCACTGCGCAATGGATTTACCAGGATGCGCTGCCCGGATGGATGTCTATTTACACCGGCCGTGCAGCCTGGCAGGCGGCGAAACACTGGCTGGTGCACGCCGATTACTCGCTCTTAGGTCCGGGCAGGTACGACTTCTCCAACCTGAGCGCCGGCGTGAGTTTCCTGTTCGGTAAACCTATCGGTACGCCCAGGCCGGCGCGGCACCGACTCAGTTTCTACGAAGACCGTAATAATAACGACGTGCGCGATGCCGGCGAGCCGGGCCTAAAGGGCGTATTGGTGCATGTAGGGGAACATGGCCTCGTGTCCGGAGAAGATGGCAACGTGGTATATGAAAGCTCCAATAGTGAGGAGCGCATCGCCCGCGTGGCCGCGCCTGGTGGCTGGATGACTGATGGGCAGTTACTACTTCCCGCAGGCCGTGGTGTACGGGCGTTGTCGGTGCCGATGAAGAAGAGTGCGGGCATTACCGGCCAGGTGCAATGGGAAAAAGGTCGCTACAGTCAGTACGCGCAGTCGTCGCAAGGTTGGCTGGTAGAGGCAACGGGCGGCAGCGGTAAGCTTTACCAGGCGTATGTTTCGAACGAAGGCCGCTTCAGACTGTGGTTGCCGCCGGGCGTTTACGATGTAGCGCTGCGGCAGGTGCAGCCTACGGGCAACTTCCACGGCATCCCTTCGCAGGTGGTGGTGTTGAACGGACATGAGGAAGCAACGCTCCAATTCCGGGTAAAGGAAAACGAAGGTGGGGCGATAATTAAACACTTTGGGAAAACGAACAAATAG
- a CDS encoding UDP-N-acetylmuramoyl-tripeptide--D-alanyl-D-alanine ligase has protein sequence MNIEQLYHIYQQHPSIQTDTRKLQSGDLFFALKGPNFNGNAYAQSALESGAAFAVVDEEAYFTVPDKMMLVPDALETLQQLALHHRKQFTIPFIGITGTNGKTTTKELVKTVLASTYKTVATVGNLNNHIGVPLTILSIPKDAEMAVIEMGANHQLEIEGYCKVALPTHGLITNIGKAHLEGFGGPEGVKKAKGELYDYLRANNGTVFYYNGYDYLAEMSKGIAHVVTYGIEGADYNGSAVAGTALLEVKTGDDLIRTQLVGAYNLPNALAAYAIGRHFNIPAATIKQAIEGYVPSNNRSQIIQQGSNTVIMDAYNANPSSMKAAIENFAGLDAAQKVLLLGGMMELGEDSEKEHQELVSLLERTHWKAVVLVGGDFAKVKHPYIFMKNAEEAKRWLEQQAFENTHLLIKGSRSVGMEKVL, from the coding sequence GTGAACATCGAGCAATTATATCATATATACCAGCAACACCCAAGCATACAAACGGACACCCGTAAACTGCAGTCCGGCGATCTATTTTTTGCGCTGAAAGGACCAAACTTTAACGGCAACGCCTATGCGCAGTCGGCACTGGAGTCAGGTGCTGCCTTTGCCGTGGTGGATGAGGAAGCTTACTTTACTGTGCCGGATAAAATGATGCTCGTACCGGACGCCCTGGAAACCTTACAGCAACTGGCCTTACATCACCGCAAACAATTCACCATCCCGTTTATTGGTATTACCGGCACTAACGGTAAAACCACTACGAAAGAGCTGGTGAAAACCGTGCTGGCGAGCACCTATAAAACTGTGGCGACGGTCGGTAACCTGAACAACCACATTGGCGTGCCTTTAACCATCCTCAGTATTCCAAAGGATGCTGAGATGGCCGTGATAGAAATGGGCGCCAACCACCAGCTGGAGATCGAAGGGTATTGTAAAGTAGCGCTGCCTACCCACGGCCTTATCACCAATATCGGCAAAGCGCACCTGGAAGGCTTTGGCGGTCCGGAAGGGGTAAAGAAGGCCAAAGGCGAGCTGTATGATTACCTGCGGGCCAACAATGGTACGGTGTTTTATTACAATGGCTACGACTACCTGGCCGAAATGAGCAAAGGCATTGCCCACGTGGTAACTTATGGGATTGAAGGGGCAGACTATAACGGATCGGCAGTAGCAGGTACAGCGTTGCTCGAAGTAAAAACCGGCGACGACCTGATACGCACCCAACTGGTGGGCGCTTATAACCTGCCAAATGCACTGGCAGCGTATGCGATCGGCCGGCATTTTAATATTCCGGCTGCTACGATTAAACAGGCGATTGAAGGGTACGTACCCTCAAATAACCGTTCGCAGATCATTCAACAAGGCAGCAATACGGTGATCATGGACGCTTATAACGCCAATCCATCGAGTATGAAAGCGGCGATCGAGAACTTTGCGGGATTGGATGCAGCGCAGAAAGTATTGTTACTCGGCGGTATGATGGAACTGGGTGAGGATAGCGAAAAAGAACACCAGGAACTGGTATCGCTGCTGGAAAGAACACATTGGAAAGCGGTGGTATTAGTAGGGGGTGATTTTGCAAAGGTGAAGCACCCATATATCTTTATGAAGAATGCAGAAGAAGCGAAAAGATGGCTGGAGCAGCAGGCGTTCGAAAACACCCATTTGCTGATCAAAGGATCGCGTAGTGTGGGGATGGAGAAGGTATTGTAA
- a CDS encoding YceI family protein — MKHLILLMLCLPLALGATAQDVYASRNVSLSFFSKAPMEDIDAKTTQCVSAINIKTGAVYFKVAVNTFQFKKSLMQEHFNENYLETHKFPNAEFKGKLLDLPDLTKPGTYTVTVEGTLDMHGVKKTYREKGTLTVAVGSIAVSSTFKVRVADHNIKIPRLVVKNIAEVVDVTVSGKYAPAK; from the coding sequence ATGAAACACCTGATCCTGCTGATGCTCTGCCTGCCCCTCGCCCTTGGCGCCACAGCGCAGGACGTGTACGCTTCGCGTAACGTAAGTTTGTCTTTCTTTTCCAAAGCGCCCATGGAAGATATTGATGCGAAAACCACGCAGTGCGTATCTGCCATCAATATCAAAACCGGTGCGGTATACTTTAAAGTGGCCGTCAACACTTTTCAATTTAAGAAGTCATTGATGCAGGAGCACTTTAACGAGAACTACCTGGAAACACATAAGTTCCCGAACGCCGAGTTCAAGGGCAAACTGCTCGATCTGCCCGATCTCACCAAGCCCGGCACCTACACGGTTACGGTAGAAGGTACGCTGGATATGCACGGCGTAAAAAAGACGTACCGCGAAAAAGGTACTTTAACCGTAGCTGTCGGCAGCATCGCTGTAAGCAGCACTTTCAAAGTGAGGGTAGCGGATCACAATATTAAAATTCCACGCCTCGTCGTGAAAAACATAGCGGAGGTCGTAGACGTAACGGTCAGCGGCAAATACGCACCAGCCAAATAA
- a CDS encoding DUF5777 family beta-barrel protein encodes MSFVKILFAACLLPAACYAQDDLSGMFKDSAKRSLPVIATFKSTRIINGQSNETLGKNELDFRVGHRFGDMAGSNGGAKTFFGMDNSTDIRIAFEYGVSDNLTVGIGRSKGSGNLSQLYEGLVKYRLLQQTTDNRIPLAITLFGNAVVSAMESAEEEASPAYFGKFSDRMSYTAQAVLARQFGHAFSLAVLPTYVHRNRVGYADMNGMFALGVGGRLRFTNRLALVVDYFVPFRDQASKDFAKTQGMEYYNSLGVGLEIETGGHVFHVNFTNSTATLENQFIPETTSTWTNGQFRWGFNISRRFDLDRKHKH; translated from the coding sequence ATGTCTTTCGTAAAAATACTTTTCGCCGCCTGCCTGTTACCTGCCGCCTGTTACGCACAGGACGATCTCAGCGGCATGTTCAAAGACTCCGCAAAACGCAGTCTGCCCGTTATCGCCACGTTCAAGTCCACCCGTATCATCAATGGCCAGTCCAACGAAACGCTCGGTAAAAACGAACTGGATTTCCGCGTAGGCCACCGTTTTGGCGATATGGCCGGCAGCAACGGCGGTGCGAAAACTTTCTTCGGGATGGATAATTCCACCGACATCCGTATTGCCTTTGAGTACGGTGTTTCCGACAATCTCACTGTGGGTATCGGCCGCAGTAAAGGTTCCGGTAACCTGTCGCAGTTATATGAGGGGTTGGTCAAATACCGGCTGCTGCAGCAAACGACCGATAACCGCATACCATTGGCCATTACGCTGTTCGGTAACGCCGTGGTAAGCGCCATGGAATCCGCCGAAGAAGAAGCCTCGCCTGCCTATTTCGGTAAGTTCAGCGATCGCATGAGTTACACGGCGCAGGCGGTGTTGGCGCGGCAGTTCGGCCATGCGTTTTCACTGGCGGTGTTGCCGACTTACGTACATCGAAATCGGGTAGGATATGCAGACATGAATGGCATGTTCGCGCTGGGCGTGGGTGGCAGACTGCGTTTCACGAACCGCCTGGCGCTGGTGGTCGATTACTTTGTGCCCTTCCGCGATCAGGCCAGTAAGGACTTTGCCAAAACGCAAGGGATGGAGTATTATAACTCACTGGGTGTAGGCCTCGAGATAGAGACAGGCGGCCACGTGTTTCATGTGAACTTTACCAATTCCACTGCTACGCTCGAAAACCAGTTTATACCGGAAACCACGTCCACGTGGACGAACGGTCAGTTCCGCTGGGGTTTTAATATTTCCCGTAGATTTGACCTGGACCGGAAGCATAAACATTGA
- a CDS encoding DUF4157 domain-containing protein: MSIIICTIKENSWVARLAARKMKSPAVAIVFGHKIHLYGADRQRFLRDVAWVRHEVCHVRQYRRHGFFGFLVRYLADWIRNGYFLNKFEVEARQAEHSPVVMQDVRIV; this comes from the coding sequence TTGAGCATCATCATCTGCACTATAAAAGAAAACTCCTGGGTGGCCCGACTGGCCGCCCGTAAGATGAAGTCGCCGGCTGTCGCCATCGTATTTGGTCACAAGATTCACCTGTACGGCGCCGACCGCCAGCGCTTTCTGCGCGACGTGGCCTGGGTGCGTCATGAGGTGTGTCATGTCCGTCAATACCGCCGCCATGGCTTTTTTGGGTTTCTCGTCAGGTACCTGGCAGACTGGATACGTAATGGCTACTTCCTCAACAAGTTCGAAGTAGAGGCCCGTCAGGCGGAGCACAGCCCGGTCGTGATGCAGGACGTCCGAATTGTATAA
- the apaG gene encoding Co2+/Mg2+ efflux protein ApaG, which yields MVKKVTEGITISVETFYQPDYSNPIGSEFMFAYRITIENNNTFPIKLLRRHWYIIDSNGTHREVEGEGVVGVQPLLAPGESYQYVSGSNLRTEIGKMYGNYQMENQLNKKMFEVKIPEFQMVVPFKLN from the coding sequence ATGGTCAAGAAGGTAACAGAGGGAATTACAATCAGCGTGGAGACGTTCTACCAGCCGGATTACTCTAATCCGATCGGGAGTGAGTTTATGTTCGCTTATCGTATTACGATTGAAAATAACAACACTTTTCCGATCAAACTACTGCGCCGTCACTGGTATATCATCGACTCGAACGGTACCCACCGTGAAGTGGAAGGAGAGGGTGTAGTAGGTGTACAACCGCTGCTGGCACCAGGCGAGAGCTATCAATATGTATCGGGCTCCAACCTGCGCACGGAAATCGGTAAAATGTACGGCAACTACCAGATGGAGAACCAGCTGAACAAAAAGATGTTCGAGGTGAAAATCCCCGAATTTCAGATGGTGGTACCTTTCAAGCTGAACTAA
- a CDS encoding porin family protein has translation MVKILHNIVSGKQNYWKCLMFAGVIMGASVSAQAQEGFSKRMSRKMERKVRFGFKLDPGVAVMKSQDNGIERNSGKFHLNYGIMADFFLDKEERYAVGTGFQVTHTGSVLQYDQGIGLNEYNDYPTEYDLRLQYLEVPLTLKLKAATRDDIGIWGQFGTYFAAPIRARANVISNQKEFRKENVLNEMHRLNMGLLLAAGVEYPLTETLSGIVGFGYQGGFTDLTRNKKWNDGKVNLNSFSLRLGLYF, from the coding sequence ATGGTAAAAATATTGCATAACATCGTATCGGGGAAACAGAATTATTGGAAATGTTTAATGTTTGCAGGGGTGATCATGGGCGCCAGCGTATCTGCCCAGGCGCAGGAGGGCTTCTCCAAAAGGATGTCCAGGAAGATGGAGCGGAAGGTTCGTTTTGGTTTTAAACTCGATCCGGGTGTTGCGGTGATGAAGTCGCAGGACAATGGAATTGAACGTAATAGCGGTAAGTTCCACCTGAATTACGGCATCATGGCCGATTTCTTTTTAGATAAGGAAGAACGTTATGCGGTGGGCACTGGCTTCCAGGTAACACATACTGGTAGTGTATTGCAATACGACCAGGGAATAGGATTGAATGAGTATAACGATTACCCTACGGAGTACGATTTGCGGTTGCAATACCTCGAAGTGCCCCTTACCTTAAAGCTGAAAGCGGCTACCCGCGACGATATTGGCATATGGGGCCAGTTCGGCACCTACTTTGCAGCACCTATCCGGGCGCGTGCAAACGTGATCAGTAACCAGAAAGAGTTCAGGAAAGAAAACGTACTCAACGAAATGCACCGCCTCAACATGGGCCTGTTGCTGGCGGCCGGCGTTGAATACCCGCTTACCGAAACCTTGTCCGGCATTGTTGGATTTGGCTACCAGGGCGGCTTTACTGATCTTACCCGCAATAAAAAGTGGAACGATGGTAAGGTAAACCTCAACAGCTTCTCGCTCAGATTAGGGCTTTATTTTTAG
- a CDS encoding NAD+ synthase, giving the protein MKIVLAQQNYHIGNFESNTAKIIAAIKDAEAAGADLVVFSELCVCGYPPRDFLEFEDFINKSYAAIDAIKAHTANIAVLVGAPARHTQREGKDLFNAAWFLHEQEVKQVVYKTLLPTYDIFDEYRYFEPAYEWNVVQFKGKKLAVTICEDIWNLGDNPLYRVCPMDQLITQQPDVMINLSASPFDYDHDEGRKAIVLANVQKYKIPMIYCNTVGSQTEIVFDGGSLVYDAQGNIMKELPYFEEATDMVDLENLHGTIQEQLKPSVHELVFDHNIDRIHAALILGIKDYFGKMGFKKAILGSSGGIDSAVVLALACEALGKENVRAILMPSPYSTEHSVIDAVALSKNLGNPYDVIRINNIYESFLDTLDPYFQGLPFNVAEENTQSRIRGNLLMGLSNKFGYILLNTSNKSELSTGYGTLYGDMAGGLSVLGDLYKMQVYALARYINRDREIVPENIIDKAPSAELRPNQKDSDSLPDYAILDRILYQYIERRQGPREIIAQGFDEALVQRTLKLVNTNEYKRNQFCPIIRVSSKAFGVGRRVPIVGKYLS; this is encoded by the coding sequence ATGAAAATAGTATTAGCGCAGCAGAACTACCATATTGGCAATTTCGAGAGCAACACCGCGAAGATCATCGCCGCTATTAAGGATGCAGAAGCCGCCGGGGCCGACCTGGTCGTATTCAGCGAACTATGCGTGTGCGGTTATCCCCCCCGCGATTTCCTGGAGTTCGAAGACTTTATCAATAAGAGTTATGCTGCGATCGATGCTATTAAAGCACATACCGCCAACATCGCTGTGCTGGTAGGCGCTCCCGCCCGACATACACAGCGCGAAGGGAAAGATCTCTTTAACGCCGCCTGGTTCCTGCACGAGCAGGAAGTAAAACAGGTAGTGTACAAAACGCTGCTGCCTACGTACGACATATTCGATGAGTACCGCTACTTTGAACCGGCTTACGAATGGAACGTGGTGCAGTTCAAAGGAAAGAAACTGGCCGTTACCATCTGCGAAGACATCTGGAACCTGGGCGATAACCCGCTTTACCGCGTATGTCCGATGGACCAGCTGATTACGCAGCAGCCGGATGTGATGATCAACCTGTCGGCCTCGCCGTTCGATTACGATCACGATGAAGGCCGCAAAGCCATTGTGCTGGCCAATGTACAGAAGTACAAGATCCCCATGATCTATTGTAATACCGTAGGCTCACAAACAGAAATCGTATTTGATGGCGGCTCACTCGTATACGATGCCCAGGGCAATATCATGAAGGAGCTGCCTTACTTCGAGGAAGCCACTGATATGGTGGATCTTGAAAACCTGCATGGCACCATACAGGAGCAATTGAAGCCCAGCGTACATGAGCTGGTGTTCGATCATAACATCGATCGCATACATGCGGCGCTTATCCTCGGTATAAAAGATTATTTCGGGAAGATGGGCTTTAAGAAAGCCATCCTGGGATCATCCGGCGGGATCGATAGCGCGGTGGTGTTAGCACTGGCCTGCGAGGCGCTGGGTAAAGAAAATGTAAGGGCTATCCTGATGCCGTCGCCTTACTCTACAGAGCACTCCGTGATTGACGCGGTGGCGTTAAGCAAGAACCTCGGCAACCCATACGACGTCATCCGCATCAACAATATTTATGAATCTTTCCTGGATACGTTGGACCCCTACTTCCAGGGTCTGCCGTTTAACGTGGCAGAAGAAAATACGCAGTCACGCATCCGCGGTAATCTGCTGATGGGGCTGAGCAACAAGTTTGGATATATTTTGCTCAACACCTCCAATAAAAGTGAGCTGAGTACCGGTTATGGTACGTTGTACGGCGACATGGCCGGCGGCCTGTCCGTACTGGGCGACCTGTACAAAATGCAGGTGTATGCCCTGGCCCGCTACATCAACCGCGACAGAGAAATCGTTCCCGAAAATATCATCGATAAAGCGCCTTCGGCGGAGTTGCGTCCCAATCAGAAGGACAGTGACAGTCTGCCCGACTACGCCATACTCGACCGCATTTTGTACCAGTACATCGAGCGTCGCCAGGGCCCACGCGAAATTATCGCGCAAGGCTTTGATGAAGCGCTGGTGCAGCGTACCCTCAAATTGGTCAATACCAACGAGTACAAGCGTAACCAATTCTGTCCCATCATCCGCGTATCTTCCAAAGCGTTCGGGGTGGGAAGAAGGGTGCCCATCGTAGGCAAATACCTCTCTTAA
- the serS gene encoding serine--tRNA ligase produces the protein MLQVQFIRQHKELVLERLALKNFRELGVVDEVLALDDRRKKLTQEYDDTQSRVKSSSKEIGKLMSQGSQQEAEALKAEVAALKERLAPINDELNATEKLLLETVVKLPNLPAAMVPAGKTPEDNEVVREGGAKPALHGAAVPHWDLVKKYNLIDFELGNKITGSGFPVYTNKGARLQRALQNYFLDFNTAAGYIEHQPPLLVNEDSAFGTGQLPDKEGQMYYASEDKYFLIPTSEVPLTNIYRDEILKDSDLPVKLTGYTPCFRREAGSYGKDVRGLNRLHQFDKVEIVQLVHPEKSFETLDNMVEHVEKLIQSLGLHYRILRLCGGDMGFASAITYDFEVYSAAQQKWLEVSSVSNFESYQTNRMKIRYKDANGKTQLLHSLNGSSLAFPRILACLLENNQYEDGIHLPEVLHSYAGFDKIQ, from the coding sequence ATGTTACAGGTTCAGTTTATCCGTCAGCACAAGGAACTGGTACTGGAACGCCTGGCCCTGAAGAACTTCAGGGAACTGGGTGTTGTGGACGAAGTATTGGCGCTGGACGACAGAAGGAAGAAACTCACACAGGAGTATGATGATACCCAATCACGTGTGAAATCAAGTTCCAAGGAAATCGGTAAACTGATGTCGCAGGGTTCGCAGCAGGAAGCAGAAGCGCTGAAAGCCGAGGTGGCCGCCCTTAAAGAGCGCCTGGCACCCATCAACGATGAACTGAACGCTACCGAGAAATTACTGCTCGAAACAGTCGTAAAGCTTCCGAACCTGCCGGCCGCCATGGTGCCCGCCGGTAAAACCCCGGAGGATAACGAAGTTGTGCGCGAAGGTGGTGCCAAACCAGCACTGCATGGCGCCGCCGTTCCGCACTGGGACCTGGTGAAAAAATACAACCTCATCGACTTTGAACTCGGCAACAAGATCACCGGCAGCGGTTTTCCTGTATATACCAACAAAGGCGCGCGTTTACAGCGTGCGTTGCAGAACTACTTCCTGGATTTCAATACTGCCGCGGGTTACATCGAACATCAGCCCCCGTTGCTGGTGAATGAAGACAGTGCCTTCGGCACCGGCCAGCTGCCTGATAAAGAAGGCCAGATGTATTACGCCAGCGAAGACAAGTACTTCCTGATACCGACCTCCGAAGTACCGCTGACCAACATCTACCGCGACGAGATCCTGAAGGACAGCGACCTGCCGGTAAAGCTCACGGGCTATACGCCTTGTTTCCGCAGGGAAGCAGGTTCCTACGGTAAGGATGTGCGTGGCCTCAACCGCCTGCACCAGTTCGATAAAGTGGAGATCGTGCAACTCGTACATCCCGAAAAGTCCTTCGAAACCCTGGACAACATGGTGGAACACGTAGAAAAGCTGATCCAGTCACTCGGGTTGCATTACCGCATTTTGCGTTTATGCGGGGGTGATATGGGCTTTGCCTCTGCGATTACCTACGACTTTGAAGTATACAGCGCCGCCCAGCAAAAATGGCTGGAAGTAAGCTCCGTATCCAACTTCGAAAGCTACCAGACCAACAGGATGAAGATCCGTTACAAAGATGCCAACGGTAAAACCCAGTTGCTGCACTCGCTGAACGGCAGCTCCCTGGCCTTCCCGCGCATTTTGGCCTGCCTGCTGGAAAACAACCAGTACGAAGACGGCATCCATCTGCCGGAAGTACTGCACAGCTACGCCGGATTCGATAAGATCCAATAA
- a CDS encoding GNAT family N-acetyltransferase: protein MQQFLPNGSTLIIRRPTLEDAPALLEIFRQMTRESDFLLYTHAEAMKFGLRDEEDFIRQYLLQPRHLLLLAEANGQIVGSITINQGRQQKQAHLGELGIAVLRDWWNMGIGRRLMTAALRWVEEHAEIEIVHFSVFANNEKAIQLYRNFGFLECGRMPQGVKGTDGQFIDLITMSKRIKNF from the coding sequence ATGCAGCAGTTTTTGCCCAATGGCAGTACCCTCATCATCCGCCGGCCCACGTTGGAGGATGCACCCGCCTTGCTGGAGATATTTCGCCAGATGACGCGGGAAAGCGACTTTTTGCTTTACACACATGCGGAAGCGATGAAATTCGGGCTGCGCGACGAGGAGGACTTCATCCGCCAATACCTGCTGCAGCCACGGCATTTATTGTTGCTGGCAGAAGCAAACGGGCAAATCGTGGGATCGATTACTATTAACCAGGGCCGCCAGCAAAAGCAGGCACACCTGGGCGAATTAGGGATAGCGGTGCTGCGGGATTGGTGGAATATGGGCATCGGGCGGCGGTTAATGACGGCCGCTTTACGATGGGTGGAAGAGCATGCCGAAATCGAAATTGTTCATTTTTCCGTATTTGCCAACAATGAAAAGGCGATACAGCTGTACCGGAACTTCGGTTTCCTCGAATGCGGGCGCATGCCGCAAGGGGTAAAAGGCACCGACGGCCAGTTTATAGACCTCATTACTATGTCCAAACGCATCAAAAATTTCTAG